The following are encoded in a window of Pseudomonadota bacterium genomic DNA:
- a CDS encoding ProQ/FinO family protein, with product MQPKRKILTLNFKKNAEDVPSKKAEHNEESKDTDCANQNEADAQESKKDHKKAGKDGKHDKKKCKKKKYYKAPKKKVIKKGPTPPKSRQQRDEETRKVMELLCQRFPECFHASTLKPLKLGIQEDLLAEHFEGMPSKKAIRRALTFYTWRMRYLKTLIAQEHRYDLNGEKSGEVTPHQKEIALKKLEKMKEKQALVAQERKEKSQQEQKTESQGKIARSWQP from the coding sequence ATGCAACCAAAGCGCAAAATCCTAACTCTTAACTTTAAAAAAAATGCTGAAGACGTGCCAAGCAAGAAAGCTGAGCATAATGAAGAAAGCAAAGATACTGACTGCGCTAATCAAAACGAAGCTGATGCTCAAGAAAGCAAAAAAGACCATAAGAAAGCTGGTAAGGATGGTAAACACGATAAAAAAAAGTGTAAAAAGAAAAAATACTATAAGGCCCCAAAAAAGAAGGTAATTAAAAAAGGACCTACTCCACCTAAATCCAGGCAACAAAGAGATGAAGAAACCAGGAAGGTGATGGAGTTGCTGTGTCAAAGATTCCCCGAATGTTTCCATGCAAGTACTCTAAAACCTCTCAAACTTGGCATTCAAGAAGATTTGCTTGCTGAACATTTTGAAGGAATGCCATCCAAAAAAGCCATACGTCGTGCCTTAACTTTCTACACCTGGCGCATGCGATATCTTAAAACTCTAATTGCACAGGAGCATCGTTATGATCTCAACGGAGAGAAGAGTGGTGAGGTAACACCACACCAGAAGGAAATAGCTCTGAAGAAATTGGAAAAAATGAAGGAAAAGCAGGCTTTGGTGGCGCAGGAAAGAAAAGAAAAAAGCCAACAAGAGCAGAAAACTGAAAGCCAGGGCAAGATCGCACGCAGTTGGCAACCTTGA
- a CDS encoding conjugal transfer protein TraD: MSFRKARTKTLIQLGGLLAKSGFIDLFSIKLGQDLQKDDEVFEDVAALMGALVEMKSTCDLNTLPQQKMLWAEKGKRSLAE, from the coding sequence ATGAGTTTCAGAAAAGCCAGAACTAAAACCCTAATTCAGCTCGGAGGCTTATTAGCTAAATCAGGATTTATCGATCTATTTTCCATCAAACTTGGGCAAGATTTACAAAAAGACGATGAGGTTTTTGAAGATGTAGCTGCATTAATGGGGGCATTAGTTGAGATGAAATCTACTTGCGACCTCAACACTTTGCCACAACAAAAAATGCTTTGGGCTGAAAAAGGTAAGCGATCTTTGGCAGAATAA
- the traD gene encoding conjugal transfer protein TraD — translation MSQQKVDQRKLDKLDSKIKALLEERHSLIEKKAQDLAQTILKAELGFVDEEILLGALLELKQEISSPDSDKIEKWRTVGREFFRKERATKKQRKQSNKSKNQQTLADHQQKLKSVSA, via the coding sequence ATGTCTCAACAAAAAGTAGACCAAAGAAAACTAGATAAACTCGATTCCAAGATCAAAGCCTTGCTTGAGGAAAGGCACAGCCTCATCGAAAAAAAAGCCCAAGATCTTGCTCAAACCATTCTCAAAGCTGAGTTGGGATTTGTTGATGAGGAGATCTTGCTGGGAGCTTTATTAGAACTCAAACAAGAAATATCTTCGCCTGATTCTGACAAGATAGAAAAATGGAGGACAGTGGGCAGAGAATTTTTTCGAAAAGAGCGAGCTACAAAAAAGCAAAGAAAACAATCTAACAAATCGAAAAATCAGCAAACGCTTGCAGACCATCAACAGAAACTTAAATCAGTATCAGCATGA